The sequence AATTAGTATATCTTTAAAAAACTGATTGAGTGCAAGTACACAACGCCTCACAAAGTGGATCCGTCCCTAACCCTCGTATCGATCGACATAAAAAAAGTTGTATAATAAGCAGAAGTAGAACCCGctagattatttttctttaccATTTTTACGCTGATTTTCTTTATCTTATATATGCCACTTCCAAAAGAATACAACAAAACTGGAAAATGTGCAAGGTCGTTTATTTTGTTGTCAAACGTATAATTAAGctgataaagaaaatattgaaCCACATATTTATTAGACGTCGACGCAGCAATACAATCACTCATTGACCCAAAAggaaataaataatacataGATGTGAAGGACAAGGACAAGCCAGTACCCTAGCACTGGTGGCCAAATCTCCGGCCGAATTTTCATCAGAAAAAGTAGACACGCCTCAGACACTGAAACTACAAAacgtttaatttgtttttttcagctttctaaatttataacttaatgaaaaaatgataaaaatatgttACAACGTTGAATTTAGTGGTTTTTGATTCTGTGGAACATATTTAGGGCATCTTTTTTTCCactccattttttcttttaaaattgaataaaaatgaatatatagtAAGAAATACTCTAACCCAACTCAATATCTCATTTTGTAATGGAGTTTgaagtaatctattttttgtttaaaattatattatttttgttctatatttacttttattctattttcgagagaaaatgaagttttacattggagatgcttttAGCGGTGTCTCTCAAGTCTCAAGTTATAGTCTAGTATATATTTGATGCCAATAGAATAATTTATTTTCGGTGGTAAGGTTATTGATTGCATGTATTCACAAGCAACATGTAATTATAAAATGCATAATGATATGAAATGAATTCGCCACAGTGGATTAGCACTATAGATACTATTCTTTTAGAATCTCGTTAGCTTCATAACCTAGTTTAATACAAACCCCCTAGTAATCATTAATTAAGTCCAGTACGTGATGATATAAATGAATGATCTGTCAGCTTTGTCAAATAGTGAACTTTGATTCTTAGGAGATCCTGTAGATTTGTTGAATGAAggaaatatcaaatatatagcTATATTCTATGCAAGAAACATTTGTTTAGTACATAGTGGAACTGGTCTGTGCAGTGTGTAGTTTGTTTAATGAGAAGAGGTTCTTTTAAATTGGGATTCTTTTAAATTGGGatccagattttttttttttttttcaacttcggCTCCAGAATTGAACACAATCTTGATAAGTTTTCGAATTATCTCTTTAACTAATAGTTCTTAAATTTGGATTTTACATTTACGTACAACGAAATAATTTGGACAAGATTGTAGGTTTCACTGTTCGAGTATACGCCAATATATCCAAATGGCGAAAGCGGATCAAGCGTTGCGCATTATAGCGGAACTAGTAGATTAAGCGGAACAAGAGTGGATCAAGCAGATCGAGCGGTTCAAGTGTGGATCTAgcggttcaaaacatatgattgaATGGTGAAAGTGGATAAAAAGTGGTCCAAAATATTgtactaatttaaattaatctatataaaattttataatatttattttcataattaaaaagcaatattttaaaaatactttataagtgaaagatatatattttttttcaaaatatactaaaaattattttaaagatacaattttatattactaattatttttcataattcaaattagttattgtaataattttttttataaattgaattagtaaaatataattaaaaatataattaaaaatattttaaaatatatatataactatttaaagttttaaatttattttggatgattttaaaataattataactgTAGTAAAATAGTATTCTATTACCATAGTAAAACTACTTAATGTTTTCTATAATAATAtcaacataaataatataaatcttAATATTTAATAGATAACACATATTCTACTTCAAACagaatttgatttaaaaaaaatgataaaatttggaaaatgtataatttgaaaactataaataaactgtaatattattataataaattaaaaatttacatGATAAATATGgtgtaaatattaaaactaaatgGTGTATTTAATGTAGTACAAATTAGAAGATAAAGAACTATAATATTATGTTTGTAtatgatataaaaaatttgatcataaaaatattgagatagaataataacttaaaacaagttttacaaacaaaaaagtgTATGAAACACTTCTTTTAGCATGTGTATTGTATATCAAGTGGTTCTTTCACTTTTTTTcgcaaaaaaacaaatatatttgtacTGTTTGTAGtttctccattttttttaattaatatgtaaaattttatgaaatgaGAAATTATAAGATAGAAGCTACACATTAGTGTATGATCTACCTTTGCTCCACTCCCCATTCTCAATCAAACATGGATGTGTCGGATAAGATCAAGCACATAGATGAAATTCCTGAGCCGAAATATTAAAAAGCGAATAATTGCAAGATATTATTGAACTCGATgaagaaaaacaataaatatacaCTTTTTGTGTGACTACCGACTACTAGTTATCGAACTGATTAGCATCATTATTGTGCACGTGGTTCTCGTGTTGAAAGTTGAGTTTTATCTCATCAAGAAAAAGTCAGAACTAGACCAGTTCCACTGACTTCTTTTCAAGCTCGTGTTTACCAAAATCTTACTCTCTTTCCTTCACTGTTTTTCGTCAACACTCTCTTTCATCTAAAATTCATCTTAAGGTTTTGATATACGTATtttcttattcatttaaaacaCATTTACTATTATTTCATGAACATAATTCATAATGATAGAAATTACTAAGTTAACTCTAACCATAAAGCAAGAAAAAGCAGCaaaacatagttttttttttcaaattaaagctgaaactttttgtttttgttttggcagATCAAAATTGAAACATTTTACTGAATAGGAATATATATGTTCTTTGacacaattaatattttaaagtatatGGCATGAAAATACAAAGAACTTTTGTATTATATAATAAGATCGAGTCACAAGTGCATGCATAGGTTAAAAAGAGCGATGCATCAAAACTATTGGtaaatttgtatattaaatatgaaaaaaactacattaataaTTAACTCATATGCAAAATATGGGAGATTGATGTGAGCCACCTGCTCACGTAGTGACATAAAAACGGCGCCAGCTAGAGGATTGGATCCAATAATTTCATAACCATTACGACAAAAAAATTGTTCAGATGTATCGCTCAAGATCACTCTCTTCTTCCTTTGATTTGACAGACGATTATTTGTCTTTCTGAAGGACAAATACCAAAAAGAAGTgccataaaaaaaaatgtaagggTTTTCTCTCTATATTTCGATCTCACAATTTCATTTTGTCATTTTCACCGTCCAAAGAAGCTCATAGTTTTTGAGTTacaagattttttaaaactaatcaAACCTTTTGCTTACGATGCTAAAACTAGACGTtattctaataaaaatattggaAAAATTGTATACTTCTCAGTTGCGGGTCAAATCTTGTTTTACCATATTCCTCTTTGCTCGATATTATATTATCTTCGTAGTCCAAATAACATACATTACTAATAAAATACTtacatatgtaatattaattattttatggatACTAAACTATCAACCATTATATTATGTGTAGTAGCCCGGAGTCCAAATAAAACTTTCCATCAACCAAAAGCAGTACCATTACACATTTGGTTTATACGACTACAGTCtggtttggtttgatttggtttgcTTTGACAGGTCAAAAGATGAAATCAATGTAAATTAAACTTAACTAAGTTAACATGTTACAAAAGTCACTAATACACTTTGATGAAACATCTCAAAGCCAAAACCAGAGAACAACAATAATATTCATCACTTTTTTGCCTAACCGAAAACCTctgaagatatatatatatataatatattcattAACAAGAGCGTTTGCTCAATCTTCAGTTGGCATCCTTCAGACGCGCAATGAGCTCATCCTGCGAGAGACCAGTCGTGTTTCTCAACCGATCAGCGAAACAAGAGAGAAGATAAACATACCGGAAGCAACATCACATAGTGGAAAACTATATTCTTTAAGATACTATATAGTGTAAGATGTTTTTGACTTGCCTTTCTTCCTTTTGTTGGAAGGCCTTTCTCCTTGAGAAGGGCACGGAGCTTCTCCACAGTCAAAGACTGAAAGTCTTTTTCTCCTGTACCACTGTTTGACCCTTctgttcagaaaaaaataaaacataataataaatgagctgtgaaatcttttttttttttggtaaaatgttaaatttattataccaaatttttaattttttacagaaGAACGAAGAAGACAAGTAGCGGAAGAACAGTAATTAAACTAAACAGAACACCTATAAGAAATTCTGATTCTAAACGGAAGAAGAAAGATCAATGAGAAGGACCGGAAGTAGCGTAGCGTCGATGGTCCAAAGCAGAGGTATGAGCGGACTAAGCTCCCGGTTGCTGCGAGCTCCCGGAGAGAAAGGCACCCCTAAACCTTGAAGCACCGGGCAAAGGCCTACAGCTTCCAAGAAACTCAATCATCAACCTTGAGCTGTGAAATCTTCGAAACTGGAATCAGATAATGATGATCTAACCTAGTCTAGATACATTAGTAGGTCTTTTAGCTGAGCTTCTGTTGTCAAGAGCCTTATTTGCAGGCCTAGTATATTACGAGAAAGTAAAAGATGAACTAACCATTTTTGTAGCGAATGAACAATACTCTTTAACAGAGGAGAAGTTTAAGCATAAGTGGAGTGCGTTTGTTACCTCTTTTTAGAACTAGAATCTCCCTTTTGCTTCTTTAACGAGAGAGATCTGATTAGTATGTTTTGCTGGTTTGTTCTGATTTGCTGTCCCTCTAGAATACATAACATGACCAAAAAAGCAAGTCACAATATTTGGTCAGacaggttaaaaaaaaaatctactggAACACAGTTTGTTCTGAAACTCATAAATCTTGTAATTATCTCCTTAAATCCTGATTATAAAATGTAGACCTCATTACAAACcataaagaaaactaaaaaaggAATTGCTAAGGGAGTTTTGAAGATAATCAATACCTGGGGGAGATGTGTCATGCTCACATATGTAGACCCGGAAGCTTCCCTGCAATCTTATACACAAGAATGTTACTAAATGCACGATTTAAAGATTGAACCTTTAAGCTACaactacacacacacacaaaaggtGGCAGCTTTCGATGGTAACATTACCGGGTTGGAGGAGACAACGGTGGAAGATAAAAAACCGCGAGACGGAAGGTCGGATAGGAACTTAGATGGTGTTTCATCTGAAGATGATGCCTCCATTCCCAAACAACTGATAATCCCTAGCTAAGAGGCACACCGATCGATTTGTGTTGCTACGAGGAAGAAACAAAGCTCATGTTGGGCcttatgatattattattacGTATGGGCCTGATTGTATTCTTTTTTAAATCGGGCCTTGTGATATTCATATCCATGTGTGAAATTTGATTGCAATTTCTCTAAAACTACATATATAGCCCAAAAAAATTAGCAATATCCATTTGGCAAGTTTATTTTAGGTCAAATAGGTGTATAAGGTAAAGTCTAAGAATCATTTGGATATCTACAAAATTTGAttcggttttggttttgttattttagtttttgttcgGTTTGGATAGCAAAATTGAAAAGTGgtaaatatccaaaaaaattcGGATCCAATTAGTTTCAAGTTTTCGGGTAATTTAAGTAAAGCACATCAGATAATTCGAGTTTTTCAGTTTAAATATCAGATAATTTACgctatttacataaaatttcatataatatatttcagatagtttttaatattaaagataaatatttgaatAATTCGATTTTTCAAGCAGTTCTATTTATAAACAGTTTTTTAAATATCtggttatcttttttttgtcctATCTGGATAAATATCTTGTTGtctataaatttaatacaattaatattttaaaatatataacttgtattttagaaattttggtATTCATTCGAGTTTTGGTTCATTTGGGTTCCAGCTCAATTTTAGATTTCCGATTTCAAAAATATAGGATTCAGTAGATTATTTATAAAACTGATAACATTTCAAAGACTGAGTAGGACAAGAAGATATGATTCACAATTTACAGCTTTACAAGTGTTCTAGTACTAGGTTTAGAACAATGAAAATATGGTTAATAGTTTCAGTCATCTAGTGTGGTTTAAAGTGTTCAACGTTCGTGAATGCAGGAGATTACAAACAAGAATGTTCATGTCAAAGAACTTATCAACAAGTTTGGAGAACTTATAGCTGATGTCTCAACATGGCAAAGCCCTTTTTCtatttgagtgtttttttttcttgcaattGTGTGATCAGTTTAGACAAAAGATTCAAAGCTTTTGTTCTTCAGTTCTTCATTTGATGAGATAGTtctctatcaaaaaaaaatgaaagcccagaaaaaaatctcaaacatgaatttgtatataaatattccTGACAAAATCTTCATAACCTCTGTCTATACTGTATTGCATCACACTTTTTTGTTTGTATCGATCTGTAAGAGGACTTTGATTGTCCTTTTGAGAAGTCACTGTCCGGCTCTCTTTAGATAAGCCAtgaaaccaagaccagctactaATGCTGCACCAGCCGCAACTCCACTATAAGCAGCAGCCCAAGCGTCTGTATGTACATACTCCATTGCTTCTCCTGATACtattgctcttcttcttctacttcctTTACCTCCTTTTGAATCATCCAAATATAATCTGAGACTCTGCAATTTATATAAATGATCCAATCAATTcagattgcaaaaaaaaaatctcacaaGGGTCTCattttttaatcttttcattTATAACTACTTTACCTTCCAGCCAATTGATTTGGCATGGTCTATGGCTGCTTGAAGATCACTATCTGAAGCCAACAACACTTTATCATGGTCTTCATCTTCATACTGCAGATTATAACCATCATCATAACACTTTAACGGAGACAAAAACAGAATTGCATCATCGTCTTCTGGAATAAGTTTATATACATACCAAAATTTGAGGTAAGTTGTCTGGATCTATATCACTCCCTACTCTCTGAAGAATAGCGGTTACTACTTCTGTCAAACTACGAGTGTCTGCAATTTAAGAACCAATCCATGTGAGTATTCACACAATAGCAAAACTGTTtacttgcttgcttgcttgcttaCCACTAATGAATCTGTGCATTCTGTGGTTCTTGTCTTCGATCTTGAAAGAAAATGTATTTGCCAAAGGGAGTGATCTCCCTGTCTCAGCTTCAGAAGCAACTTTCAAGGAGCTCTCACTGAAACCAATTGTTCCCAACAAAAGTCAGCTCAATTCGAAATAAAAACACTTTTAGCGGTTAAAGCGAGTGAGTGTAAATGACCTTCTCGTGTCCTCATCTTCCTCATTAGGAGATAACTCCATTGCCGAATCCCAAAACTTCTGCATCATCGTGTTTGTCTCCTCATTACCTATTCCCGCAGTAGTTCCAGCCTGAACACACATCAAAAACATAACCACACTATTAAAAAGACGTCTCTAGAAACAAGAGAACAATGAGAAGTTTAAAGAAACAAGACTTACTGTGGCGACAGCAGCGTGAGTTACATGAATCACATCAACAACTGCAACTACATCTCCTTCTGCAATCATGAAAACATATTTGTTAGTGTCTTCATAAGACTTGTGATTCAAAATGTAACAGAATATTTTACCTTTGTCCGTAACAGGAAGGTGTAAGAACTTCCCCTCGTGCATGATGTGCAGAGCTTCAACGATTGGTGTGTCAACTGACGTAGATTCTGGATTCTCAGTCATAACCTATGCGTTCACCAATAAGAACAAACGATTAACCTCGAAACTTGAATAATAGATAAGCTTGAAAAAGGAGACTAAATCTCTTAATCCTACCTGTTCCACTGTAGTCTCAGATGGAGGAAGATTCTCAGCCACAACTCGCATCAGTATATCCTTAGAACTATATAAAATGAGAAACAAAGGAAAGACAAGAGAGTTCAGTCACTTCATAATCTAGTTAGTATCTGAAGGGAAGGTGGGAGAACTCACGTAAAAATCCCTCGAAGCTTGTCCTCGACCATCACAACTGCACAGCTTAACTGAAACTCAACCATCTTCTTTGCTACAGTCAACACTGTATCGTCTGGTGAGACTTTCAAAACCCTGAACAAGCACACCATTGTCAAAACTTAAACACACTCAAGAACGTTGTAATAAGAAATCtaattagaaaaaaaaggaagagattaCCTACTTTGAATCATCTGGTATAAGCGTTGACAAAGAAGGTCTAAACATCCGGTCTCGTAGCGTCTCAATGAAGTTGTTAGGAactacatgaaaaaaaaaaaaaaaaaaaatcaacatctAAAGAGAAAATGAGATGTGAGTAGTAAAGGTTCAGTTCCTTCGCCCACCTGAAGTGTTTGTTCCCCAACTTCTTTCAACACCTTCAACGGCAGCAGCTATTGCTTTACCTTTCTCAGCTGCCCTCTCCATACGAGCAATCGCATCGTACAGACACTTTGCTATATCTAACAAAGCAATGACTTCGCCGTTTTCAACAACAGGCAGATGTCTGAATTTACCTGCAGAGTTTAAACAAAATCAAGAATCTATAACGCCAGGAAACATCTTAACTTCAAAAGGCAAACAACTACAAACCTAAGACCATCTTTTGAAGAGCTTCAACAGCAAGTGTTTCAGAAAGAACAAACATTGGGTTCCTAGTCATAACCTTTGAAACAGGTGTTTCCTCCACATTAATCTCCTGTGAGATCACTCTTGTAGCTATGTcctgaaagaagaagaaaacccCAATAAAAACGATGCATAGGAACAACAAGTATAGTAGTGTTTTCAAACCTTTACCTTGTCAGTAAGAATGCCACAGAGCATTTCGTTAGAGTCAGTCAACAACAAGGCGTCAACTTTGCGAGACGCCATTCTTTTACAGGCTTCGTAAATAGTTGTAGTTGCAGGTACTGTAAGAGCTTTCGATAGCCTTAAACGTTTGACAGTTCTCTCCCCTCCTGTTAAACCCCTGCAGCCATATCAAAATGATCACATTAGCTTCAATgaaaagaaacaacaacaacaactaggACTAGTTTACTTTACTTGTTACCAAAGGAACCCAAATCATGCCTGATAAATCAACATTACAACGCCAACACATAAACTAAAGAATCCTAAGGAGACGGGCCAATTCTGAGATTTTAGAGACTGTATGCAATTTAgtaaaagataattttttttaacaaatttggATGGACTTTCAtgtatgcaattttttttttttgaattaccAGGAGGTTACCGAACCCCTAATCCCCGAGGTCCGAAACCAAATATTAGTTTCTTCCTACGGAACTGGAAACCTCTGACACAATGGTCAGGGTCCTTTCCAATTGAGCTAATGACTTCTGGCAAGACCGGTCCTGAGTTATGCTAGATGAAATATTCGCAACAGACTTCcaaagtttttgaaaaaaattacatacaaATAAGCCCCAATCTTACATAGACACAGCCACGGCCCCCAAAATCTCAGGGCCGGCCTGACCTCTGGTTATGTTCGGGCTATGGACAAATGTTTCACTTGTCTATGCTCCGGACCGGCCCTGAGGAGCTAAAGGCTTCTTGATTACTACGGTTTATATATAAGATTGAGACTGAAGGAAGAGACTTACAAAGTGGAACGTGAAATATTAAGAGATCTCCGGCCAGTGTCGAGGCCTCGTTCGCTGATGTCCATGGATTTGTTCTT comes from Brassica rapa cultivar Chiifu-401-42 chromosome A02, CAAS_Brap_v3.01, whole genome shotgun sequence and encodes:
- the LOC103855045 gene encoding uncharacterized protein LOC103855045 isoform X1, producing the protein MEASSSDETPSKFLSDLPSRGFLSSTVVSSNPGSFRVYICEHDTSPPEGQQIRTNQQNILIRSLSLKKQKGDSSSKKRPANKALDNRSSAKRPTNVSRLGLCPVLQGLGVPFSPGARSNRELSPLIPLLWTIDATLLPVLLIDLSSSV
- the LOC103855045 gene encoding uncharacterized protein LOC103855045 isoform X2, translated to MEASSSDETPSKFLSDLPSRGFLSSTVVSSNPGSFRVYICEHDTSPPEGQQIRTNQQNILIRSLSLKKQKGDSSSKKRPLPGASRFRGAFLSGSSQQPGA
- the LOC103855046 gene encoding CBS domain-containing protein CBSCBSPB1 — encoded protein: MANQDRSSRRSLTVTTSSLHGKNKSMDISERGLDTGRRSLNISRSTLGLTGGERTVKRLRLSKALTVPATTTIYEACKRMASRKVDALLLTDSNEMLCGILTDKDIATRVISQEINVEETPVSKVMTRNPMFVLSETLAVEALQKMVLGKFRHLPVVENGEVIALLDIAKCLYDAIARMERAAEKGKAIAAAVEGVERSWGTNTSVPNNFIETLRDRMFRPSLSTLIPDDSKVLKVSPDDTVLTVAKKMVEFQLSCAVVMVEDKLRGIFTSKDILMRVVAENLPPSETTVEQVMTENPESTSVDTPIVEALHIMHEGKFLHLPVTDKEGDVVAVVDVIHVTHAAVATAGTTAGIGNEETNTMMQKFWDSAMELSPNEEDEDTRSESSLKVASEAETGRSLPLANTFSFKIEDKNHRMHRFISDTRSLTEVVTAILQRVGSDIDPDNLPQILYEDEDHDKVLLASDSDLQAAIDHAKSIGWKSLRLYLDDSKGGKGSRRRRAIVSGEAMEYVHTDAWAAAYSGVAAGAALVAGLGFMAYLKRAGQ